One stretch of Aeromicrobium fastidiosum DNA includes these proteins:
- a CDS encoding helix-turn-helix domain-containing protein encodes MTSSRRAPGPAPVGDHDRPCVGDLHLPGHAAGLTPEIMNAYRPRKDALVRRISDRICHEVAGFADPGLAGLIDSAIDASVDLFVDALAGAPSRGHTVVTLYRHIGRAEAKAGHDLDAMRAAHHIASQEVWAELERVVPELGLPSATHQQLAHAIMDYQRRLQDEAVAAHAEVVGLVAEPRARLVAALLEGASSERLARLATPCWPLPPSVAVAATEATARTVAAAEELTEALATTWRKRVVIVADASAILPMAQHLARRSSSPVAVSWGVAPSDAMHALRWARRTLRLVRQGTIAAPPSGVVLSDDHRFELWQQADPALDEHLVEATLGPLLDEKPSQRDVLSETMLLWLQTHGSAPAMAERLGVHDQTVRHRLRRIRAMFGDTLDHPDRAGELMQALVVMRRSLHR; translated from the coding sequence ATGACGTCGTCACGTCGCGCGCCCGGGCCCGCCCCGGTCGGCGATCACGATCGTCCCTGCGTCGGCGACCTCCACCTGCCGGGGCACGCAGCCGGGCTGACCCCGGAGATCATGAACGCCTACCGGCCACGCAAGGACGCTCTCGTCCGCCGCATCAGCGACCGCATCTGCCACGAGGTCGCGGGCTTCGCCGATCCGGGTCTGGCCGGATTGATCGACAGCGCGATCGACGCCTCGGTCGATCTGTTCGTCGACGCCCTGGCCGGCGCCCCGAGCCGGGGCCACACCGTGGTCACGCTCTACCGTCACATCGGACGTGCCGAGGCCAAGGCCGGACATGATCTCGATGCGATGCGTGCCGCCCACCACATCGCGAGCCAGGAGGTCTGGGCCGAGCTCGAGCGGGTCGTGCCCGAGCTCGGGCTGCCCAGTGCGACCCACCAGCAGCTGGCCCACGCGATCATGGACTACCAGCGCCGGTTGCAGGACGAGGCCGTCGCCGCCCACGCAGAAGTCGTCGGGCTGGTCGCGGAACCCCGCGCGCGGCTCGTCGCGGCCCTGCTGGAGGGTGCCAGCTCTGAACGTCTCGCGCGTCTCGCGACCCCCTGCTGGCCCCTCCCCCCGTCGGTGGCGGTCGCCGCGACCGAGGCGACGGCCAGGACGGTCGCTGCGGCGGAGGAGCTGACCGAGGCCTTGGCGACGACGTGGCGCAAGCGGGTCGTCATCGTGGCCGACGCCAGCGCCATCCTGCCGATGGCGCAGCACCTCGCGAGGCGATCGTCCAGCCCCGTGGCTGTCAGCTGGGGCGTTGCGCCCTCGGACGCAATGCACGCACTGCGCTGGGCCCGTCGCACGCTGCGCCTCGTGCGCCAGGGCACGATCGCCGCTCCACCCAGCGGCGTCGTGCTCAGCGACGACCACCGCTTCGAGCTGTGGCAGCAGGCCGATCCGGCCCTCGACGAGCACCTGGTGGAGGCCACCCTCGGCCCCTTGCTCGATGAGAAGCCGAGCCAGCGGGACGTGCTCAGCGAGACCATGCTGCTGTGGCTGCAGACCCACGGCAGCGCTCCCGCGATGGCCGAACGGCTCGGCGTGCACGACCAGACGGTGCGCCACCGGCTGCGGCGCATCCGGGCGATGTTCGGCGACACCCTCGACCACCCGGACCGCGCCGGCGAGCTGATGCAGGCACTGGTCGTGATGCGACGGTCCCTCCATCGCTGA